A genomic segment from Glycine soja cultivar W05 chromosome 18, ASM419377v2, whole genome shotgun sequence encodes:
- the LOC114395318 gene encoding transcription termination factor MTERF2, chloroplastic-like, whose amino-acid sequence MMPNFFQMARLTASSSFARQSTTHIQLGSLLQHKHNAFPFSFTSLTSGTSSDSESDGNHHKGDTFTVSYLINSCGVSPKLAKELSNRVNLKNAHGPNAVLDLLNNYGLSKIQVAKLVEKYPKVLIIKAEKTLLPKLKFFRSIGVSNTDMPKILLRNYVILKSSLENYLIPRYEILRDIVGDDQKVVRSLKITAFCLTYGDMMNNFVPNIKVLRQSSVPQTSISLLMGHFPGAAYRKHSKFVEAVKTAKEIGCDPLKVSFVQAVHLLLSTSKAMLDSKFEVYERWGWSYKIALRAFGKFPFFMVLSKETYTKKMSFLVKDMGLPSEDIADYPLVLSYSLEKRIIPRFSVIKILQSNNLLRNDFHFGSFICINEKNFLKKFVIKFRDDLPHLSDVYKGLINNQNEI is encoded by the coding sequence atgatgcctaatttttttcaaatggcAAGATTAACTGCATCATCATCATTCGCACGCCAAAGCACTACCCATATTCAATTGGGTTCTCTTCTGCAACACAAACACAATGCTTTCCCTTTTTCCTTCACTTCACTCACTTCAGGCACCTCTTCTGATTCTGAATCAGATGGAAACCACCACAAAGGTGACACCTTTACTGTGTCTTACCTCATTAACTCATGTGGGGTGTCCCCAAAACTGGCCAAGGAGCTCTCCAACAGGGTCAATTTGAAAAACGCACATGGCCCAAATGCTGTTCTTGATCTTCTCAACAACTATGGTTTGTCCAAAATCCAGGTTGCAAAACTCGTTGAGAAATATCCCAAAGTTCTTATTATAAAGGCAGAGAAAACCCTTTTGCCTAAACTGAAGTTCTTCCGTTCTATTGGGGTTTCCAACACTGACATGCCAAAGATCCTACTTCGTAACTATGTTATCTTGAAGAGTAGCTTGGAAAATTACCTCATCCCCCGCTATGAGATCCTGCGTGATATAGTCGGCGATGATCAGAAAGTTGTTAGATCTTTGAAAATTACCGCTTTTTGTCTTACATATGGTGACATGATGAATAACTTTGTTCCAAACATTAAGGTTTTGAGGCAATCTAGTGTGCCTCAAACTTCCATCTCTCTCTTGATGGGCCATTTTCCTGGTGCAGCATATAGGAAGCATTCCAAATTTGTGGAAGCTGTCAAGACTGCTAAGGAAATTGGGTGTGATCCTTTGAAAGTATCTTTTGTGCAGGCTGTCCATTTGCTTTTATCTACTAGTAAAGCAATGCTGGATTCAAAATTTGAGGTTTATGAGAGGTGGGGCTGGAGCTACAAAATAGCTCTTCGAGCATTTGGCAAGTTTCCCTTTTTTATGGTGTTGTCAAAGGAgacatatacaaaaaaaatgagtttcctaGTGAAGGATATGGGTTTGCCATCAGAAGATATTGCTGATTATCCTCTTGTTCTATCTTACAGCTTGGAGAAGAGGATTATCCCTAGATTCTCAGTAATTAAAATCTTGCAATCAAATAATCTGCTTAGGAATGATTTTCACTTCGGTTCCTTTATTTGCATAAATGAGAAAAACTTTCTGAAGAAATTTGTCATCAAATTTCGGGATGATTTGCCTCATTTATCTGATGTCTACAAAGGGTTGATCAATAATCAGAATGAAATATAG
- the LOC114395032 gene encoding spermidine hydroxycinnamoyl transferase-like: MMQSSRKHIRSKPFTKMVTIKASYTVLPNEPTPEGLLWLSDIDQVARLRHTPTIYIFHAKHNHDTLIERMRNSLSKILVHYYPIAGRLRRIEGSGRLELDCNAKGVVLLEAESTKTLDDYGDFLRESIKDLVPTVDYTSPIEELPSLLVQVTTFHGGKSFAIGVALCHILCDGVGAIQFINSWAKLARGDTLEPHEMPFLDRTVLKFPHPLSPPRFDHLEFKPLPLILGRSDNTVEKNKKVDATLLKLTPEQVGKLKKKANDDSTKEGSRPYSRFEAIAAHIWRCASKARELDKNQPTLVRFNADIRNRLIPPLPKNYFGNALSLTTASCHVGDVISNSLSYAAQKIREAIEVVTYEYIWSQIDVIRGQEQLDNARALFFGQNEGKDALFYGNPNLLITSWMSMPMHEADFGWGKPVYLGLGSVSTQDRALIIQSPDGDGSIILSIHFQMEHMQLFKKYFYEDM; encoded by the exons ATGATGCAAAGCTCCAGGAAGCACATAAGATCCAAGCCATTTACAAAAATGGTAACCATTAAAGCATCTTACACAGTCCTTCCAAATGAACCAACTCCGGAGGGCCTTTTATGGCTATCTGATATTGATCAAGTGGCACGTCTACGCCACACACCCACCATCtacattttccatgcaaaaCACAACCATGATACATTAATTGAGAGGATGAGAAACTCTCTTAGCAAGATTTTGGTTCACTACTATCCAATAGCCGGTCGATTGAGAAGGATAGAAGGTAGTGGTCGATTGGAATTGGATTGCAATGCAAAAGGGGTGGTGTTGCTTGAAGCTGAATCCACAAAAACATTGGATGATTATGGAGACTTTTTACGTGAGTCCATCAAGGACTTGGTTCCAACGGTTGATTACACAAGCCCTATAGAGGAACTTCCCTCGCTACTAGTTCAAGTAACAACATTCCATGGTGGTAAATCCTTTGCCATTGGAGTTGCCTTATGCCATATCTTGTGTGATGGGGTTGGTGCCATTCAGTTTATCAACTCTTGGGCAAAGTTAGCTCGAGGAGACACATTGGAGCCACATGAGATGCCATTTCTGGATCGAACAGTGCTCAAGTTCCCACACCCTCTGTCGCCGCCGCGCTTTGATCACCTGGAGTTCAAGCCTTTGCCACTTATATTGGGAAGATCTGACAACACagtagagaaaaacaagaagGTTGATGCCACCTTGCTGAAGCTAACACCAGAACAAGTGGGGAAGCTGAAGAAGAAGGCCAATGATGACTCAACAAAAGAAGGGTCAAGACCTTATAGCAGATTTGAAGCTATTGCTGCACATATATGGAGATGTGCCTCTAAGGCTCGTGAACTAGATAAGAATCAACCAACTCTAGTTCGGTTCAATGCCGATATTCGCAATAGACTAATTCCACCTCTCCCTAAGAATTATTTTGGGAATGCTTTGTCCTTAACAACAGCATCATGTCACGTTGGAGATGTCATATCAAATTCTTTGAGTTATGCTGCTCAGAAGATAAGGGAAGCAATTGAAGTGGTTACATATGAGTATATATGGTCACAG ATAGATGTGATTAGAGGTCAGGAGCAACTGGATAATGCAAGGGCTTTGTTCTTTGGACAAAATGAAGGAAAGGATGCCTTGTTTTATGGGAACCCTAACCTTCTTATTACAAGTTGGATGAGCATGCCAATGCACGAAGCAGATTTTGGCTGGGGAAAGCCTGTGTATTTAGGTCTAGGAAGTGTATCTACACAAGATAGGGCACTGATTATTCAAAGCCCTGATGGTGACGGCTCTATTATTCTGTCCATACACTTTCAGATGGAACATATGCAGCTtttcaagaaatatttttatgaagataTGTGA
- the LOC114396707 gene encoding transcription termination factor MTERF6, chloroplastic/mitochondrial-like — protein sequence MMLTLLKQRSLISTLAPSFPFITTRTHFSSLLQQQQQQHKPSIFLNPFSSKSKSKSQTKNPNFTLSYLINTCNLSPAWALKLSKRVHLKSPDQPNAVLNLLKTFGFSELQLSLLVKRFPIVLKIKPEKTILPKLQFFLSIGLSTSDLPKLLIGNSVLLEGSLKYCLVPRYNILSTVLRDRDKVVLALKRVPWCLTGRGLINHLIPNVEHLRGVGVPQGPIAHLVCNHLGVVCVEHTKFVEAVEKVVKFGFDPMKTMFVEAVKVVVGTSKEAWEKRVEVYERWGWSNEMCLCAFRRYPQCMLMSEDKVMRTMRFLVKDMGWPAEDIFRTPGVLSPNLEKTIMPRSRVMKVLKERGLVKSDSRLSSAILITEKLFLEKFVGRFQDRVPGLMEVYKGHVDHLDSVL from the coding sequence ATGATGCTTACCTTGCTTAAGCAAAGATCTCTGATTTCAACACTAGCCCCTTCTTTTCCATTCATCACCACCCGAACCCATTTCTCTTCTTTactgcaacaacaacaacaacaacacaaacCATCCATTTTCCTCAACCCCTTTTCttccaaatccaaatccaaatcccaaaccaaaaatcctaacttCACCCTCTCCTACCTCATCAACACCTGCAACCTGTCCCCCGCGTGGGCCCTCAAGCTCTCTAAAAGGGTCCACCTCAAATCCCCCGATCAGCCTAACGCCGTCCTTAACCTCCTCAAAACCTTCGGATTCTCCGAACTCCAGTTGTCCCTCCTTGTCAAACGCTTCCCCATAGTCCTCAAGATCAAACCCGAAAAGACCATTCTGCCCAAGCTCCAGTTCTTCCTCTCCATCGGCCTCTCCACCTCCGACCTCCCCAAACTCCTCATCGGAAACTCCGTCCTCTTGGAAGGCAGCCTCAAGTACTGCCTTGTTCCGCGCTACAACATCCTCAGCACTGTCCTCAGAGACAGAGACAAGGTTGTTTTGGCCTTAAAACGTGTTCCCTGGTGCCTCACCGGCCGTGGCTTGATCAACCATTTGATCCCCAACGTGGAGCACCTAAGAGGTGTAGGGGTGCCGCAGGGCCCCATTGCCCACCTGGTGTGCAACCACCTCGGTGTGGTGTGTGTGGAGCACACGAAATTCGTGGAGGCTGTGGAGAAGGTGGTGAAATTCGGGTTTGATCCGATGAAAACCATGTTTGTGGAGGCGGTGAAGGTGGTGGTTGGGACTAGCAAGGAGGCTTGGGAGAAGAGGGTGGAGGTTTATGAGAGGTGGGGTTGGTCTAATGAGATGTGTCTTTGTGCCTTCAGGAGGTACCCTCAGTGTATGTTGATGTCGGAGGATAAGGTCATGAGGACCATGAGGTTTTTGGTTAAGGATATGGGGTGGCCTGCAGAGGATATTTTTCGGACTCCGGGGGTTCTCAGCCCCAACTTGGAGAAGACAATTATGCCGCGGTCTCGCGTTATGAAGGTGTTGAAGGAGAGGGGGCTGGTGAAGAGTGACTCACGGCTTAGCTCGGCTATTTTGATCACCGAGAAGTTGTTTTTGGAGAAGTTTGTGGGGCGGTTCCAGGATCGTGTACCGGGGCTTATGGAGGTGTATAAAGGGCACGTTGATCACCTGGATTCGGTGCTGTAG
- the LOC114396961 gene encoding uncharacterized protein LOC114396961, giving the protein MVTSRDWISPTYAKDSKAKKFVEQILDSGFWKWCVDIVKLTEPFNAEEFEKHKNTESGILELIDRYTHGDLELQDKLNEGMRIYKDFEGDFAIQAAICKQNKVVLDQWWDCYGCSAPQLQKLAIRVLSQTCSASGCDRNWSIFEQIHSKRRNRLEHQKLNDLVYVLEESPSFLTREEVETLRNDLANMFIQSTPYDIDKLNLDEYEDDDVSQPPNNTMEDVNPNESNIGEKFQSFDEE; this is encoded by the exons ATGGTGACATCTAGGGATTGGATAAGCCCAACTTATGCCAAAGACTCCAAGGCTAAAAAATTTGTGGAGCAAATCTTGGACTCTGGTTTTTGGAAATGGTGTGTTGATATTGTGAAGCTTACGGAGCC ATTCAATGCTGAAGAATTTGAAAAGCATAAGAACACAGAATCTGGCATTTTGGAACTCATTGATAGGTACACACATGGAGATCTTGAGTTGCAAGATAAATTAAATGAAGGCATGAGGATATATAAAGATTTTGAAGGAGATTTTGCTATACAAGCTGCAATATGTAAACAGAACAAAGTCGTGCTAG atCAATGGTGGGATTGTTATGGATGTAGTGCTCCACAATTGCAAAAATTGGCTATTCGTGTTTTAAGCCAAACTTGTAGTGCTTCGGGTTGTGATAGAAATTGGAGTATATTTGAACAGATCCATTCAAAAAGGAGGAATAGGTTAGAACATCAAAAGCTTAATGACCTTGTTTAT GTGTTGGAGGAGTCACCATCATTCTTAACTCGTGAAGAGGTGGAGACTTTACGTAATGATCTTGCAAACATGTTCATTCAATCAACTCCATATGATATTG ATAAATTAAATCTGGATGAATATGAGGATGATGATGTGTCACAACCACCAAACAACACCATGGAAGATGTTAATCCAAATGAAAgtaatatcggtgaaaaatttCAATCTTTTGATGAAGAATGA
- the LOC114396962 gene encoding uncharacterized protein LOC114396962, translating to MGRVEVRFCLPHHRYIYTMILLIMSSTTLCESKPMINVKSTPEKKKLLAKLERSNRISIIVIKMIVFEHLLSDLPEKVTAKEFLYALGERYRVSDNVEFRCLMKQLMDMRYDNVNGVRELIVKMIHIQTKLKSHKIDINEKFIVEHALNCLPTDFTQIKLAYNTIV from the exons ATGGGACGGGTCGAGGTTAGGTTTTGCTTACCCCACCACCGCTACATATACACAATGATTCTTTTGATCATGTCTTCAACAa CTTTATGTGAGAGTAAGCCTATGATCAATGTGAAGAGCACACCTGAGAAAAAGAAACTTTTGGCTAAGTTGGAGAGGTCTAATAGGATAAGTATAATTGTCATCAAGATGATAGTCTTTGAACATCTTTTGAGTGATTTGCCAGAGAAAGTGACAGCCAAGGAGTTTCTTTACGCTCTAGGAGAGAGGTATCGAGTATCAGATAATGTTGAGTTTAGATGTTTAATGAAGCAGTTAATGGACATGAGATATGATAATGTTAATGGTGTAAGGGAATTAATTGTGAAGATGATTCACATCCAAACCAAGCTTAAATCTCACAAAATTGACATTAATGAGAAATTCATTGTTGAACATGCCTTAAATTGCCTACCCACTGATTTCACACAAATTAAACTTGCCTATAACACCATTGTCTGA